One window from the genome of Salisaeta longa DSM 21114 encodes:
- the folB gene encoding dihydroneopterin aldolase, with translation MVPSDSPAASAPSTTNAAHLGTVRLVNAVFYGHHGVMQEEHRIGGRYEVDVSADLDFAAAAQHDDLDRTIDYETVYALVTELVTQNNFYLIETLAYRIAHRVAEAYPHVHAIAVTVRKPNPPVGGPCDRAEAVYRHVATDDA, from the coding sequence ATGGTCCCTTCTGACTCCCCCGCTGCTTCGGCTCCATCGACGACCAACGCCGCCCACCTGGGCACCGTCCGGCTCGTCAACGCGGTCTTTTACGGCCACCACGGCGTGATGCAGGAAGAGCATCGCATCGGCGGGCGCTATGAGGTAGACGTGTCGGCCGACCTCGACTTTGCGGCGGCGGCGCAGCACGACGACCTCGACCGCACGATCGACTACGAGACGGTGTACGCGCTCGTCACCGAGCTGGTCACCCAGAACAACTTCTACCTGATTGAGACGCTTGCGTACCGCATTGCGCACCGCGTGGCCGAGGCGTACCCGCACGTGCACGCCATCGCGGTGACCGTGCGCAAGCCGAATCCGCCCGTGGGCGGGCCGTGCGACCGGGCCGAGGCCGTGTACCGCCACGTCGCAACAGATGACGCGTGA
- a CDS encoding PfkB family carbohydrate kinase has translation MSILAVGTVAFDSIETPFESAERVLGGSASYLTLAARYFCDDVRLVGVVGGDFPEEYLRVLRDGGIDLQGLEIDADGETFAWSGRYHYDMNERDTLDTQLNVLQSFEPTIPAAYHDSRIVCLGNLDPKIQRDVLAQIDNPAYVICDTMNFWIENTYDSLCETLPLVDCLVVNDAEARELADEPNLVKAADRIRGMGPETLIIKKGEHGALLFSGDTIFSAPAYPLEDIQDPTGAGDTFAGGLAGHLVRANRFDDATLRRAIIYGSTMASFVVERFGPERLLNLTPARIAERAHAFRDLAAIPELSAFQPA, from the coding sequence GTGAGCATTCTTGCGGTAGGCACCGTCGCCTTCGACTCCATTGAAACCCCTTTCGAATCTGCCGAGCGCGTCTTGGGCGGTAGCGCTTCGTACCTCACCCTCGCGGCCCGCTATTTTTGCGACGACGTTCGGCTTGTGGGCGTGGTCGGCGGCGACTTTCCCGAGGAGTACCTGCGCGTTCTGCGCGACGGAGGCATCGACCTGCAAGGGCTGGAGATCGACGCGGACGGCGAGACGTTTGCCTGGAGCGGGCGTTACCACTACGACATGAACGAGCGGGACACGCTCGACACCCAGCTTAACGTCCTACAGTCGTTTGAGCCCACCATTCCCGCGGCCTACCACGACAGCCGCATCGTGTGCCTGGGCAACCTTGACCCCAAGATTCAGCGCGATGTGCTGGCGCAGATTGACAACCCGGCGTATGTCATCTGCGACACGATGAACTTCTGGATTGAGAACACCTACGACAGCCTCTGCGAAACCCTTCCGCTGGTGGACTGCCTGGTGGTGAACGACGCCGAGGCGCGCGAGCTGGCCGATGAGCCCAATTTGGTGAAGGCCGCCGATCGCATTCGCGGCATGGGGCCCGAGACGCTCATCATAAAGAAAGGCGAGCACGGCGCCCTCCTCTTTTCGGGCGATACCATCTTCAGCGCGCCCGCCTATCCGCTGGAAGACATCCAAGACCCCACCGGCGCCGGCGATACCTTTGCCGGCGGGCTGGCGGGCCATCTGGTGCGGGCCAACCGCTTCGACGATGCCACGTTGCGCCGCGCCATCATCTACGGCAGCACGATGGCCTCGTTTGTGGTTGAGCGCTTCGGTCCGGAGCGCCTGCTCAACCTGACGCCCGCGCGCATCGCGGAGCGGGCGCATGCCTTCCGCGACCTTGCCGCCATCCCCGAGCTCTCTGCTTTTCAACCGGCGTAA
- a CDS encoding T9SS type A sorting domain-containing protein, whose amino-acid sequence MSHASNSPTPWATVLAAFLLLLPAVAAAQINPGEPALPAVPAPERVLWLRADQDVTGTSAVSLWEDQSGNNNDATPRNLNGPAFVSSVTGLNGQPALQFDRANDEGLGPDDTPDINSDDAGYAQRTIALTFRTGGDTGTRQIIYEEGGQTNGFNVYLENGDVVASAWSQSTGWSDHYSLSAPVSANTSYVLTFVFDKDASDQLQLYLNGGAEGAFSDPSITDMSVHGGNIAIGNVSEDTQFDGATPIEVPGTGGEGFTGYVAEVVLSNVAFNDAQRQIVESDLAERYGITITNDRYALSGFLGDITGVGEAQSGDRQTRAQSGIVSLESTGFGTAPSFGLIGHNRQPNSFTEDTDPSGIGTRLERVWRYDAKNTASFNLSFDVSALPTLASGQSYRLLVETDPTFTSGATVVSGTLNNGTFTVSASDLNSAGFSDGDHFTLAKTDVAGPASLAYSPNPLADLQGNLPLSASATVTGANGTVTYRLADVSSSDGVPTVSFDDNPNGDADVEIDTQTGEITVNAGAPVGTYTATVEATDSDGTVTFPDVLTITVQEPVTIAYDTPSQVVIYENGSAESIQPAMPNALSIEDGTVTYSIVDGNDPTTNGLTFDSSTGKISGTPTSPGLLRFVVEAAGSGAAAGTPTAEVNIAVVGGDGPAGVGDDASTLAIFDASSLSAVDSNPVNTWPDLDASPNSNDVSADGAAPIYRASVTGLNGHPALDFSETTGLLRMPDNPQFNNGGQPYVQRTLALAFQTGSSVSSGPPEGIYAEGGGTRGISVYVRGGDLYVGLWNLNPDDGSTPWGPHFFRAETQGSGSGTVTIDPNTAYVVTLTYNYAANVIEAYVNGTLIGTATGPADVGRLFDHDDVTIGGGDNLESDSGDANYSEFTGQIAEVIAYGVALSDAQRRLVESSLGAKYGIAVANPVYDLKQTDEFLTGTDVVGIGRTSGANAHDPDVASEPLQITGADISSGTPFFTIGHDNGSGTTFTADKSLPSTSDGEDVSSRLARTWRVDLNGGSPTFDITFNVTDFSLGNGQEYVLLVDSKSDFRSNSDALRPTSADTTSSGDGTVTWASSDLGALDDADYVTIGKTLGNPSPPSNLTYSPNPLRVSANAITAAQATPSYDGGQPAPTFQITNGAAAGISIDSNSGVLTVDPQTAAQDIYTLTIEASNKQGNDGGATTTTVDVEVYEPLTDLSYADAVQTVTTGDAMQTVLPAFTPALSTITSETITYSLQRVYVNNNTQTDLSGTGLTFNTTSGEISGTPSQLGTVSIVVQAVGSGGAGGTVTAPVKITAVGDQGIAGIGDATTTLLNLTADAAQFTGSGTVDLWPDASTYGNDATPSTSGAQPTYLASGLNGRPALQFDGTDDVDVLGIADAASLNSGDGPYVHRALTVVFETSNDVSSRQVLYEQGGGTRGLNIYISNNTLYVGGWNEQDDTFSGGGEDPTTPWEGGTDDQFVAASTPINTNTAYTATLVFDYAKGTMELLLNGAVAATATGVDAGVGRLYDHGGDIGIGAVRNQTKFEDGSEPENGNHFTGKIAALVFYEASLNSAHRTLLHNALAARYGIALDTGNGAQDVYAGDTNGDYDLGVFGIGRDGAASAHTKARRGGFRLAAAGGLDAGDYLTAGHKTPTNASTTSDIGGVTGLQARMTRIWRFTAIDPAADLSANVIMDLSEAGFSTVAGTAGDYVLLTRACGSTNWAQAATGSSIANGDEISFGAVSFADGQCYTVGTTDQVNSPISSTALTIVGTSGSNGGDAGWRDMGMPVLGGTVADVLQGNGNPLYNATSIFYAWDDDANVSSSPQRWTRVGSNDQLPNGRGFTVYFRDKGATAIDPTFTVQAASGLIPPGDTDVIVGDEQNPNDTQNLADDPLNVEAQWHFLANPYGVPYDLTHMTGVSDFQANVQVWDVSSSGYEVINLVPTNRTGITAWQAFFLERTEPGLQGGPETVTFDASGRQPAASNTNAFFGNSQKQAPQRPPRLISLEVIGRDSSGVEVARDEAANLLFYERASAAWGRYDATKLTPPVARYIAIAPMGEGRTGEPIPKAQEARPVPQSPVSIPLAFTSRRVQGRITLRAARWENIPEGWSVELVDTKGTPDTTDDVVHSLGPKAEGYTFSTTSSKAKEALQKRERTQRSMNLRPQALQASMQKTGAVPNTRFVIRIDPGSSPLPVELATFDVSKDEEQAYVHWRTASETNNAGFYVEHQVLSPSDSTTRAAAWKALGFVEGHNTTNEPQSYQFRTERLSYGLHAFRLRQVDHDGSVSYSKEVMLSNRLRAPVAVRGPYPNPSRVQPTLEVTVRSTQRIAVHVYDLLGRRVKTVFNDVLSGQQTRKLSVDVGDLASGTYFLRVRGTSFARTERLTVIR is encoded by the coding sequence ATGTCGCACGCCTCGAACTCCCCAACACCGTGGGCCACGGTGCTTGCGGCTTTCCTGCTCCTTCTTCCGGCCGTAGCCGCGGCCCAGATCAATCCCGGGGAGCCGGCCCTTCCGGCCGTACCTGCACCCGAACGCGTGCTGTGGCTTCGTGCCGATCAAGACGTAACAGGCACCAGCGCGGTGTCGCTGTGGGAGGACCAGAGCGGCAACAACAACGACGCCACCCCGCGCAACCTGAACGGACCCGCGTTTGTGTCGTCCGTCACGGGGCTGAACGGTCAGCCGGCGCTTCAATTTGACCGGGCCAACGATGAGGGCCTGGGCCCCGATGACACGCCGGATATCAATAGCGACGATGCGGGCTATGCACAACGGACCATCGCGCTGACCTTTCGGACGGGGGGCGATACCGGGACGCGCCAGATCATTTATGAAGAAGGTGGTCAGACCAACGGATTCAACGTCTACCTGGAAAACGGCGATGTCGTAGCCTCGGCTTGGAGCCAATCGACCGGTTGGAGCGATCACTATTCCCTCAGCGCGCCGGTATCGGCGAATACGTCGTATGTCCTCACGTTCGTGTTCGACAAAGACGCGAGCGATCAGCTGCAGCTATACCTGAATGGGGGAGCTGAAGGCGCCTTCTCGGATCCCAGCATCACAGATATGTCGGTGCATGGCGGCAACATTGCCATTGGAAATGTGAGTGAGGATACGCAGTTTGATGGAGCTACGCCCATTGAGGTGCCGGGCACCGGCGGGGAAGGATTCACCGGATATGTGGCGGAGGTTGTGCTGTCCAACGTGGCTTTTAACGATGCGCAGCGCCAGATTGTAGAAAGTGACCTGGCCGAGCGCTATGGAATTACGATCACGAACGACCGCTACGCCCTCAGTGGCTTTTTGGGAGACATTACCGGGGTGGGCGAGGCCCAGAGTGGCGACCGGCAGACGCGGGCGCAGTCGGGCATCGTATCGCTCGAATCTACCGGTTTTGGCACGGCGCCGAGTTTTGGGCTCATTGGCCACAACCGGCAGCCCAACAGCTTTACCGAAGATACCGATCCCTCGGGCATTGGCACGCGACTAGAGCGCGTGTGGCGCTACGACGCAAAAAACACGGCCTCGTTTAACCTGTCGTTTGATGTGTCGGCGCTGCCCACGTTGGCTTCCGGCCAATCGTACCGGTTGCTTGTTGAGACCGATCCAACGTTCACCTCTGGCGCTACGGTGGTTAGCGGGACCCTGAACAATGGTACGTTCACCGTCAGTGCCTCGGACTTGAACAGTGCCGGCTTTTCTGATGGCGACCACTTCACCCTGGCCAAAACAGATGTTGCCGGGCCCGCCTCGCTTGCCTACAGTCCCAATCCCCTGGCCGACCTACAGGGGAACTTGCCCCTCAGTGCTTCAGCCACGGTCACCGGTGCAAACGGTACGGTCACCTACAGGTTGGCCGACGTGAGCTCGAGTGACGGCGTGCCAACGGTGTCGTTTGACGACAACCCCAATGGAGATGCAGATGTTGAGATCGATACGCAAACGGGCGAGATTACGGTGAACGCGGGCGCACCGGTGGGCACGTACACGGCCACGGTCGAAGCAACCGACAGCGATGGAACAGTGACCTTTCCGGATGTACTCACGATTACTGTCCAGGAGCCGGTCACAATCGCATACGACACGCCCTCGCAGGTGGTGATTTACGAGAATGGTTCGGCTGAATCCATTCAACCGGCGATGCCCAATGCGCTGTCCATTGAGGACGGCACAGTGACGTACAGCATTGTGGACGGCAACGACCCAACGACGAACGGACTCACGTTTGATTCTTCGACAGGCAAAATCAGCGGTACGCCCACAAGTCCGGGGCTCCTGCGTTTTGTGGTGGAAGCGGCCGGAAGCGGCGCTGCTGCCGGAACGCCCACCGCAGAGGTGAACATCGCCGTGGTGGGGGGCGACGGTCCGGCCGGCGTGGGCGACGACGCATCCACGCTTGCAATCTTTGATGCCTCGTCGCTCTCCGCAGTCGACAGCAATCCGGTGAACACATGGCCCGATCTTGATGCTTCGCCCAACAGCAACGACGTTTCGGCCGATGGCGCCGCGCCAATCTACCGCGCGAGCGTCACCGGCCTCAACGGGCATCCGGCGCTGGACTTCTCCGAGACGACCGGCTTGCTCCGCATGCCCGACAACCCGCAGTTCAATAATGGCGGACAGCCGTATGTGCAGCGCACGCTGGCGCTTGCCTTCCAAACCGGCAGTAGCGTCTCCAGCGGACCGCCCGAAGGCATCTACGCAGAGGGCGGCGGTACCCGGGGCATCAGCGTGTACGTGCGCGGCGGCGACCTGTACGTGGGCCTGTGGAACCTGAATCCCGATGACGGCTCAACCCCCTGGGGCCCGCACTTTTTCCGGGCCGAAACGCAAGGAAGCGGCAGTGGCACGGTGACCATCGACCCCAACACCGCCTACGTGGTGACGCTCACGTACAACTATGCTGCAAACGTTATTGAGGCATACGTAAACGGCACGCTCATTGGCACCGCAACGGGGCCGGCGGACGTCGGACGGCTGTTTGACCACGACGACGTTACGATTGGCGGCGGCGACAACCTGGAATCTGATTCGGGAGACGCCAACTACAGCGAATTCACCGGTCAAATCGCCGAGGTCATTGCCTACGGCGTGGCCCTCTCCGATGCGCAGCGACGCCTCGTTGAAAGCAGCCTCGGCGCGAAGTACGGCATCGCCGTTGCCAACCCGGTGTACGACCTCAAGCAGACCGACGAATTCCTCACCGGTACAGACGTAGTGGGCATCGGGCGGACGAGCGGCGCAAACGCGCACGACCCAGATGTTGCATCGGAGCCCCTGCAGATCACCGGTGCTGATATTTCCAGTGGCACGCCATTCTTTACTATCGGACACGACAACGGCTCAGGCACGACATTCACAGCCGACAAAAGCTTGCCAAGCACGTCGGATGGAGAAGATGTCTCCAGCCGCCTGGCGCGCACATGGCGCGTTGACCTGAACGGCGGGTCGCCCACCTTCGATATTACCTTCAACGTCACAGACTTCAGCCTGGGCAACGGGCAGGAGTACGTGTTGCTTGTGGACAGCAAATCGGACTTTCGAAGCAACAGCGATGCCCTGCGGCCTACATCGGCCGATACAACCAGCAGTGGCGACGGGACGGTCACCTGGGCGTCGAGCGACCTAGGTGCGTTGGACGATGCCGATTACGTTACCATCGGAAAAACATTGGGCAACCCTTCGCCGCCTTCTAACCTGACCTACAGCCCCAATCCGCTGCGGGTGAGCGCGAATGCCATCACCGCGGCCCAAGCTACGCCTTCATACGATGGCGGACAGCCGGCGCCTACCTTCCAGATTACCAACGGTGCAGCCGCAGGCATTAGCATCGACTCAAACAGCGGCGTGCTCACGGTCGACCCGCAAACGGCTGCGCAAGACATCTACACCTTGACAATTGAGGCGTCTAACAAGCAAGGCAACGACGGCGGCGCAACGACAACAACAGTAGACGTTGAGGTTTACGAGCCGCTCACGGATCTTTCGTACGCCGATGCGGTGCAGACGGTGACCACGGGCGATGCGATGCAGACGGTGTTGCCTGCCTTCACACCGGCGCTGAGTACCATCACCAGCGAAACCATTACCTATAGCCTGCAGCGCGTGTATGTAAACAACAACACGCAGACCGATCTGTCGGGGACGGGGCTTACCTTCAATACTACTTCAGGAGAAATCAGCGGGACGCCCAGTCAGCTTGGGACGGTGTCGATCGTCGTGCAAGCCGTTGGCAGCGGCGGCGCGGGAGGCACCGTGACAGCGCCCGTCAAGATCACCGCCGTGGGCGACCAGGGCATTGCGGGTATCGGCGACGCCACGACGACGCTGCTTAACCTGACAGCCGATGCGGCGCAGTTCACCGGCAGTGGCACCGTGGACCTATGGCCTGATGCCAGTACATACGGTAACGATGCTACGCCGTCTACAAGCGGTGCACAACCCACCTATTTGGCCAGTGGGCTGAACGGACGGCCTGCGCTGCAATTTGATGGGACCGATGATGTTGATGTGCTTGGCATTGCCGATGCGGCGTCCCTCAACTCCGGTGACGGGCCCTATGTGCACCGTGCGCTCACGGTCGTGTTTGAGACGAGCAATGACGTGAGCAGCCGGCAGGTTCTCTATGAACAGGGCGGCGGCACCCGTGGCCTCAACATCTACATCAGCAATAACACGCTGTATGTGGGCGGGTGGAACGAACAAGACGACACGTTCTCGGGCGGAGGCGAAGATCCCACCACGCCGTGGGAAGGCGGCACCGACGACCAGTTCGTTGCGGCCAGCACGCCCATCAACACCAACACAGCGTACACGGCCACGCTGGTGTTTGACTACGCCAAAGGCACCATGGAGCTGCTGCTCAACGGGGCGGTCGCGGCTACAGCAACGGGCGTCGATGCCGGCGTCGGTCGCTTGTACGATCACGGCGGTGATATTGGCATCGGGGCAGTGCGGAACCAAACCAAATTTGAAGATGGAAGCGAACCCGAAAATGGGAATCACTTTACTGGAAAAATTGCGGCGCTCGTCTTTTACGAGGCGTCGCTGAACAGTGCGCACCGCACGCTCTTGCACAACGCGCTAGCGGCTCGGTACGGCATTGCTTTGGATACAGGCAACGGGGCGCAAGACGTGTATGCCGGCGACACCAACGGCGACTACGACCTTGGCGTCTTTGGCATTGGTCGCGACGGCGCAGCATCGGCGCATACCAAGGCGCGCCGCGGCGGCTTTCGGCTGGCGGCAGCGGGTGGCCTCGATGCGGGCGACTACCTCACCGCCGGCCACAAGACGCCCACCAATGCATCGACCACGAGCGACATCGGCGGTGTGACCGGGCTGCAGGCGCGCATGACGCGCATCTGGCGCTTCACGGCGATTGATCCGGCGGCAGATCTTAGTGCGAACGTCATCATGGACCTGTCGGAGGCCGGCTTTAGCACCGTGGCGGGAACAGCCGGCGACTACGTACTGCTCACGCGGGCCTGCGGAAGCACCAATTGGGCACAAGCGGCCACGGGAAGCAGCATTGCCAACGGCGATGAAATTAGCTTTGGTGCGGTTTCCTTCGCCGACGGTCAGTGCTACACGGTAGGAACCACCGATCAGGTAAACAGCCCCATTTCCAGCACCGCCCTCACGATTGTGGGCACGAGCGGAAGTAACGGAGGCGATGCTGGCTGGCGGGACATGGGAATGCCTGTGCTGGGAGGAACGGTTGCTGATGTCCTGCAAGGCAACGGCAATCCGCTCTACAACGCAACCTCCATTTTCTACGCATGGGATGACGATGCTAACGTGAGTTCATCACCCCAGCGATGGACGCGGGTTGGCTCAAATGATCAATTGCCCAACGGTCGAGGGTTCACCGTGTACTTTAGAGACAAGGGCGCTACTGCCATTGACCCCACATTTACTGTTCAGGCAGCCAGCGGGCTTATACCTCCAGGAGATACAGATGTGATTGTTGGAGACGAGCAAAACCCAAATGATACACAGAACCTAGCTGATGATCCACTCAATGTGGAGGCACAGTGGCATTTTCTGGCTAATCCATACGGGGTGCCGTACGATCTGACCCACATGACTGGCGTGAGCGACTTTCAGGCAAACGTGCAGGTGTGGGATGTGAGTAGTTCTGGATATGAGGTCATAAACCTTGTACCAACTAATCGAACAGGTATCACGGCATGGCAGGCGTTTTTCCTCGAGCGCACGGAGCCTGGTCTGCAGGGAGGACCTGAAACCGTAACTTTTGATGCTAGCGGGCGCCAACCCGCGGCTTCAAACACGAATGCTTTCTTTGGCAATAGCCAAAAGCAAGCGCCACAGCGTCCTCCTCGTTTAATCTCATTGGAAGTAATTGGTCGAGATAGCAGCGGGGTAGAAGTGGCGCGCGATGAAGCGGCAAATCTTCTGTTCTATGAGCGAGCATCCGCAGCATGGGGACGCTACGATGCCACAAAATTAACTCCTCCCGTAGCACGCTATATTGCTATTGCTCCCATGGGTGAAGGACGGACGGGAGAACCGATACCAAAGGCTCAAGAGGCCCGTCCGGTCCCGCAATCGCCTGTATCCATTCCGTTGGCGTTCACAAGTCGCCGCGTTCAAGGGCGTATTACGCTGCGTGCTGCACGGTGGGAAAATATCCCCGAAGGGTGGAGCGTTGAACTTGTCGACACGAAAGGTACCCCCGACACAACTGATGATGTAGTGCATTCCCTGGGGCCCAAAGCCGAAGGATATACGTTTAGCACTACTTCTTCGAAGGCCAAGGAAGCGTTGCAAAAGCGCGAGAGAACTCAGCGCTCGATGAACCTTCGTCCACAGGCGCTGCAAGCTTCAATGCAGAAGACAGGCGCGGTGCCAAATACGCGGTTTGTGATCCGTATTGATCCTGGAAGCAGTCCGTTGCCGGTCGAGCTGGCCACATTCGACGTATCAAAGGATGAAGAGCAGGCGTACGTGCACTGGCGCACCGCATCTGAGACCAACAATGCGGGGTTTTATGTTGAACACCAAGTGCTCAGTCCATCGGATAGCACAACGCGTGCCGCAGCGTGGAAGGCACTCGGGTTTGTAGAGGGCCACAATACAACGAACGAGCCCCAATCCTACCAATTCCGTACGGAGCGTTTATCGTATGGCTTGCATGCTTTTCGCTTGCGCCAAGTGGACCATGATGGTTCCGTGTCGTACAGCAAGGAAGTGATGCTTTCTAACCGTCTGCGGGCTCCTGTAGCGGTTCGTGGCCCGTACCCCAACCCGTCGCGCGTGCAACCGACGCTCGAAGTCACCGTGCGGTCTACCCAACGCATTGCCGTACACGTGTATGACCTTCTTGGGCGCCGGGTAAAAACCGTGTTCAATGACGTTTTATCGGGACAGCAGACCCGCAAGCTATCCGTTGACGTGGGAGACCTAGCCAGCGGAACCTACTTCTTGCGTGTCCGAGGTACTTCCTTCGCACGGACCGAGCGTCTTACGGTCATTCGTTAG
- a CDS encoding PID-CTERM protein-sorting domain-containing protein, whose protein sequence is MGISPTPQPYDSPERPPVPVDGGLVWLTAAGAAYAARELSKRRGASDTDEDDA, encoded by the coding sequence ATGGGTATCTCACCGACACCACAGCCGTACGATTCTCCCGAAAGACCACCAGTGCCGGTAGACGGCGGCCTCGTGTGGCTGACGGCCGCAGGCGCCGCCTACGCGGCCCGCGAGCTGTCGAAGCGCCGCGGCGCTTCCGATACGGACGAAGACGACGCCTAG